One segment of Dolichospermum sp. DET69 DNA contains the following:
- the minC gene encoding septum site-determining protein MinC has translation MNSDSTKPDEIKSEFPKSESIPHQVDQEVNNSHSVPENVDATDTAKPDEIKPEVPKSEPISHQVDQEVNDSNSGEINTDFADNKVESDPIIPNSELNSVIAYLNGNSAAENPESNIPNHGESSSILSDLPNTDLNDNQQKVDHNIQVQLKTEGERLLLILPTESQILPSEFNWWEIWQQMKQRLNAGDRLRKPNTSVHLVAKDRLLDNRQLQDLAETLNTYQLQLKSVATSRRQTAIAACTLGYSVEQIQLQTSLASDIQPTPTALADALYLQMTVRSGVEIRHPGTVIILGDINPSGIVIADGDILIWGRLRGVAHAGAGGNRESLIMALQMEPTQLRIADAVARAPEKTLSSFFPEVAHITPEGIRIVKAADFSRSQLSSRTQLVPQNI, from the coding sequence ATGAATTCTGATTCTACCAAACCTGATGAAATAAAGTCTGAATTTCCTAAGTCAGAATCAATTCCTCATCAGGTTGATCAAGAGGTAAATAATTCTCATTCTGTCCCAGAAAATGTAGATGCTACTGATACTGCTAAACCTGATGAAATAAAGCCTGAAGTTCCTAAGTCAGAACCAATTTCTCATCAGGTTGATCAAGAGGTAAATGATTCTAACTCTGGCGAGATAAATACAGATTTTGCTGATAATAAAGTAGAATCTGATCCTATTATTCCTAATTCAGAGTTAAATTCTGTAATTGCCTATTTAAACGGTAATTCTGCTGCTGAAAATCCAGAATCTAATATTCCTAATCATGGGGAATCTAGTTCTATTTTATCTGATTTACCAAATACTGATTTAAATGACAACCAGCAGAAGGTAGATCATAATATTCAAGTTCAGTTAAAAACCGAAGGAGAGCGACTATTATTAATTTTGCCCACTGAGTCTCAAATATTACCATCAGAATTCAATTGGTGGGAAATTTGGCAACAAATGAAACAGCGTCTCAATGCAGGCGATCGCTTACGCAAGCCAAATACATCCGTGCATCTAGTAGCGAAAGATCGGTTGTTAGATAACAGACAACTGCAAGATTTGGCAGAAACTTTAAATACATACCAACTACAACTAAAATCCGTAGCCACCAGTCGGAGACAAACGGCGATCGCTGCTTGTACCCTGGGTTATTCTGTAGAACAAATCCAACTCCAAACATCCCTCGCGTCCGATATTCAACCAACTCCCACCGCCCTAGCAGATGCACTTTATCTGCAAATGACAGTTAGATCAGGCGTAGAAATTCGTCATCCCGGTACGGTAATTATCTTGGGAGATATCAATCCTAGTGGTATTGTCATTGCAGATGGGGATATTCTGATTTGGGGGCGCTTGCGGGGGGTTGCCCATGCTGGTGCCGGTGGTAATCGGGAATCTCTGATCATGGCCTTGCAAATGGAACCAACCCAATTGCGAATTGCTGATGCTGTCGCTAGAGCGCCAGAAAAAACCCTAAGCAGCTTCTTTCCTGAAGTTGCACATATTACACCTGAAGGAATTCGCATTGTTAAAGCCGCTGATTTTTCCCGTAGTCAATTAAGTAGTCGAACGCAATTAGTTCCACAAAATATTTAG